ACCTAGTGATCGCTAAACTGAGCAATTTTTGTGTAAATGAGAAGAGGCAGAGGTGTGCTTCCCCAGGAACTGGAGAGAAAACTGGATTATGGGCTGGGGATCTGCAAAATGATCAGAGGCTTATGTGCAAATGATACTTGCTTGGGAGAGAATCATAAGTATtagagtaataataataacaataactgCCTGCCGGGAGCCAAAGAGCTTTTGGGAGGGAATTAAATGTCATGTGCAAATGTCGTGATCTGTGCTGGCAGGGGCAGCAGTCCGGGAAGAGCCAGCGGTGCCTTCTTGCCTAATTCCCTTGGCACATCTCGGCAGGTTCCCAGATCCTGCTATCTGCCAGCGCTGCAGCCGCGTTTCCACACGCTCCTGCAAATGTGCAACCCGTGTGAGCAgcggggagccccggccccggggggacAGCCCCGGGCTCCGCTCACAGCGGGAGCATCGGGGCGAGGGCGAGCGGCCGCGGCtcgggctctgccctgcccgggGACCcgcggaggggacgggggggacggCAGCGGAGCCCCCGGGGGTCGCTGCCCCCGCACCTGCAGCGTGAGGAggttttttttactttttttttttttttttggtggggggggtcccggggccgcccccgtgCCCGGGTTTAAAACCCGCGGAGATATTTTCACACCTCGAaccgccgcccccccctcccctccagcccccatcGCCTTGATTTAGCCCTTGGTAATTAATTTGGCATTTCAGAATAGCTACTGGGCTGGATAATGGCCTCATTCATCTCCCCAGCCTAATCTGAACAGAATctggaagaaaagctttcagaaagacagaaactGCCATTCGGCAACTGCTCAAAAGAACTGTCACTCCAGGGGAATAAATCGCTCCTGATTATTTCAACCCGggtcttctctgcttttccagccGCTCCCGGTCCCCGCCGGGGGGACGGCCCCCAGAtatttgaggaggggaagatcTGGTTGggtttccccctcccttccccaaaaTCCAAGGCCGGGCGATGGCAGGGGGAGCGCTTTGTTCCCGAGGAGTGGACGAGCTGCGGGGACCCGAAGCGATTTGACTTTTAAAACAGGCTCTGAGAGCCGGGGCCGCGTTTTCCCTCTGCCCACGGCGGGGCCGAAATAAAGCCCTTCGCCCCTCTTattctccccccaaaaaggggcCGCTCAGCCCTGCCCGGGCCCGTCGGGGCTCGCCGTCGGGGCTCTCGGTCCCGCTCCCGGGGATGCCCGGGAGCAGAGCGGGGCTGGCTGGTGCTTAATGCTGGGAAGAACAAACCCAAACTGGGCCGGGGGGCACGGCTTGGGCCCCCCCGAGCatcccccggcccctgccccgaAGGGGCGGCAGTCTCGGAACCGGCCGCGGGGAGCTGCGCTTCGGTCCCCGCCGAGCTGCTTCCACGCGTTTAATAGCTCGAGGGAGAGGTAATTAGAGGAAAGCCTCAGTAAATCACGTTAATGACCGCAAGAGCCACTGCAAACGCCGAGGGCTGGGAAACGCCGAGCAAAGCCTGCAGGACGGGCAGCACGGAGGCGAGAACCTGCGCTCGGCCGCCGGGGCAGCGCCGGCTGGTCGTTAAATTGACACCCGGGGAGGGGACTGAACAGCACCTCGGAGCTGCAGGGGAGTTCAGCGATGACcgtctttcttttttaaaattttttttttcttagtattaTTTCGTCCCACTTTGCCCCGAGGTGATGAAGCCTTGGtccaggctgggctggagggGCCGGGAGGTGTCCGGGGGTCGGCGTCGGGGCTGCGGGCACCACGATCCCGCCCGCAGGAGCCGCTTTTGGGATCAGTCGTGGGTCTTTAAGAAATCTCCGAAAATCCCCCCTCTGCCCGTCCGGACAgggcagagcggggccggggagggggccgcgGGTTCTGGGGCAGCcggagccaaaaaaaaaacaggagagaacGACAGGCCCGGACAGACACCTGCTCCGgacggagcccccccgggcagAGGAGTTCCGCACACGGCTACAGGGCCCGGACGGCCCCCGTGGGGAAGGGCTGGTCTCGGACACGCGTGGCCGGAGGAGAAGGGCCGGGAAGGCAGAGGGGGAGCTCGGACACGACGAGGGGGCATGCTGATAGCAGCCACCCCTGGGGGCAGCCCTTGGCCCGGATTTGGGGTGCCCGGCTGGGCAAGGCGATGCTGAGCCGACGGCTCGGTCACCTGGAGGGGCGCAGCCCGGACCTGGCCCCCTGCAAGGGGGAAAAACTCCGCGGAGGGGGTGCTGGGGCGTGCAGCGGGGCTGGCTTACACCGGGATGCGTGTGtgtgccccggggggggggggggctgcaacCTCATCTCTGGACGGCTCGGGTGGGACCAGCAGGAGCGGGACCCCCCCGAGCCGATCGCATCCTTCCCACACGCGTCTCCCTCTGGCCAAGGCCGAGCAGCGGGAGCAGCAAGGGCGGCGGGAGCAGGGCGGAGGGGCTGCTTCCCGGGGAAGAGTTAACAAATCCCGGCagccgcggggctgccggggggggggtcggggggagcgatgggggcagggaggctgcGGAGCCCCGCTGCCCTGCAGGGAAGGCGGTTGCATTGCCAAAGACGCCCCGCTGGGCTAGCAGGCCCGGGAGCAGATTAATCAGGCACTAATTCAATTTACAACAACCACTTTTATTCAGCTCGGTGGCAAGGAATTCAAAGCGGGGAGAGGGGCgggcggaggggagggggcggaggCCGGCGTGGGGCTCGCCGCTGCCCGGGCACCCCCGTCCCCTCGGGCCGCCCCGTCGGGGCTGGCAGCGGAGGGGGTCGCGCCGCCGTGCCAGGGCCCGGCCGCTTGAGTGACACGGCGTGGGCAGCGCTCCGAGAAAGGGCACGTCggttggaaaaataaaagtgcccTTTTAATCAAGGGGAGCGGCTGAAGGAGACAGGGAGGCCGGCAGGGAGGCCGCTCGCCGGGAGGCTCCGCGGCTCCCGGGGTCTCGGCACCGGCACGTCGGGGCAGCAGGGAGTTCAGCGCCCCGAGGGGAGGCGGCCgtcggggggcacggggctggggaggccggggaggggaGCCCGGGGCTGGGTACGGCCCGGTGCGGGACAAGTGCTGCCCTCCAACCCCTTCCTCCCGTGGGCGGGCGGAGTCACAAGGTGCGAGCCGAAGGGGagaggccgggccgggctgtgCCGGGCCTCTTAAATAACCTGCCGGGCTCTGCCGGCCCCTGGGCTACCGAGTCGTGTCCGAGGACTCGAGACTTCCCCGAGTGCAACTTTCCCGGCATCCGGTTTTCTCTCACAGAATCACCCGGGCTGGGACGCGGCGGGCCGGGAGTCCCCCGGGACCGCGCCGGGCACAGACGGGCCCCCCCCACCTCCGGGCACCTGCGCTCGGGCTCTACCCCGGGtccccccgccgcgcccggcACCGCTCCGTCTGTTCGGGGCGGCCCCCGCCGTGCGGAGGGGTCAGGCCCGACCTGACTCGAGGACGGGAAGAGGGGGGGATGCCGGCAGCgagaggctgggagagggcCCGATCCCGGCCTTCTCGGCATCCTCACGGGTGTGCGCGACCCCCGCGGGCTCTCCCCGCCCGGTGCGCACGGAGCCTCGGCGGCTTTGGGCTCTCCCGGCTCCGTCGGGGCACGGCGGCGGCCAGGAGGAACCGAGGGCGGGGGGACCCCCGGCGCGGCGGTGGGAGGGGGCGGCCAGAGCCGGGCCCTTCCCCGGCTTCTCGGGGCGCCCATGGCCGCGGCGTCGGGgcgggacccccccacacaGCCCGGGCTCGGCGGGCCCGCTCCCGtccctcccccctctcccccccccccgacgccTGTGCGTGTCTCTGGCTGAGCCGCCAGTGGATGTCGTTGTTCTGTTCCTTGAGCGCAATGTCACTCCTTTAGCATGACCTCAAACGCGGCGGGGGCTGGGACCGCCAGTCATTCTCCGTGCGAGAGCCGGGGCGGGAGGCAGGCGGGAcccagccccgccgccagcgGCACTTTTgtggtgccgccgccgccgccgtcccccTTTCCTCCGCGGGGCTGGCCGCGGGGCGGGCGATGCTCCGGGCTCCGTGAGCCGCCCCCCGCGTCCCGCCGCCCTCGGCCGCGTCGCCCCGCGGAGCTGCGCGCAAgagcccggcgcggccccgcgggtGCCCGGCGGgtccctcgctgctgctgcgcGCAGGTCGGCGGCCGCAGGATGCCGCGGAGGGGCGCGGAGGCGCCGCtcgccctgctgctggccgcGGCGTGGCTGGCGCAGCCGCTGCGCGGTGGCTACCACGGGCTGAGCATGTTCGCCGTGCAGACGGCGCAGCCCGACCCCTGCTACGACGAGCACGGGCTGCCCCGCCGCTGCATCCCCGACTTCGTCAACTCGGCCTTCGGCAAGGAGGTGAAGGTGTCGAGCACCTGCGGGAAGCCGCCGTCGCGGTACTGCGTGGTCACGGAGAAGGGCGAGGAGCAGGTCCGCTCCTGCCACCTCTGCAACGCCTCCGACCCCAAGCGCGCCCACCCGCCCTCCTTCCTCACCGACCTCAACAACCCGCACAACCTGACGTGCTGGCAGTCCGACAGCTACGTGCAGTACCCGCACAACGTCACCCTCACCCTCTCCCTCGGCAAGAAGTTCGAGGTGACCTACGTGAGCCTGCAGTTCTGCTCGCCGCGCCCCGAGTCCATGGCCATCTACAAGTCCATGGACTACGGCAAGACCTGGGTGCCCTTCCAGTTCTACTCCACGCAGTGCCGCAAGATGTACAACAAGCCCAGCCGCGCCACCATCACCAAGCAGAACGAGCAGGAGGCCATCTGCACCGACTCGCACACCGACGTGCGGCCCCTCTCCGGCGGCCTCATCGCCTTCAGCACCCTGGACGGCCGCCCCACGGCCCACGACTTCGACAACTCGCCCGTGCTGCAGGACTGGGTGACGGCCACCGACATCAAGGTGACCTTCAGCCGCCTCCACACCTTCGGCGACGAGAACGAGGACGACTCCGAGCTCGCCCGCGACTCCTACTTCTACGCCGTGTCCGACCTGCAGGTCGGCGGGCGCTGCAAGTGCAACGGCCACGCGTCCCGCTGCGTGCGCGACCGCGACGACAACCTGGTGTGCGACTGCAAGCACAACACGGCCGGCCCCGAGTGCGACCGCTGCAAGCCCTTCCACTACGACCGGCCCTGGCAGAGAGCCACGGCCCGGGAGGCCAACGAGTGCGTGGGTGAGTCCCCGCGTGGGAGCGCACGGCGTGGGCACCGCCGGGACCCCGGGGAGAGGGCGCTGGGGTCCCCCCGAAAGGGCACGGCGAGGGAGGGGACAGCCACGGGCACCCAAACCCGCGGCGGGGACCTGCGGGGACAGGGAGCGAAAGGcgcgggggcagccggggccaTCCCGGGACAcggggagcggcgcggggacacgcggggacacggggagcgGGACGCGGAGAGGACACGGGAGTAGCCGGAAATGCAGGGCAAAGGAGGGGACACCCGAGGGACTCCCAGGGACACAGAAACGCGGAGCGGGGGATACTGAGGCACCCGGGAGCGCAAGGCAGGGGACGCAGCAGCGGCCGGGAGCGCAGCGGTGAGGAGCCCGGGGGACCCCGAGGCGCAGAGCGGGGACCCCGGAGGACCCGGGACCGCCGGCCAGGGGACGGCGAGGGGTCTGCGACAGGGCGGGGGACACGGAGCACCGAGCGACCCGAGAGTGCAGGGCAGGGGATGCGGGAGGGCCGGGACGCGGAGGCGCCCGGAGGGTCGGGGGCACCGAGGGACGCTGGAGAGCGGAGCAGGGGCCGCGGGCGGCTCGGAAGGACAGGACAGGGGACACGGCGGAGATCAGCGCGGGGAGAGGGGACACGGAGCAAAACGGCAAAACCCCGTTCGTGCGCGACGCCGCCCGGAGAGGCGCGGGCGGGGCAGGGTCCCCTGTCCCGGGCTGGGGTCGGGGGCTCCGTGCCGGGGGCCGGCGCTCGCAGGGAGccccggccggggccgggaaCGGCTCCGGTCCTGACCGGGAGGAGAAGGCGGCCGGGCGCGGAGCAGCTCGGCCAAGTCCCGGTCCCCGTCCTGCCCCGAGGTGGGGGACGGCCCCGGGCAGGcagcgggaggcggcggggacggggacgtggacggggacggggacggggacgggaccCGAGAGCAAacggcagcggcagcagcgctCCGGGACGGGCCGGTTCGCTCCGTGCCTGGCGAGAAACCCGCGCCGTCCGGGCTGAAGGCGAGCCCCAGCTCCGGGGCTAACCCGAGGGGAGACGGGGGCGTCCATGGCACGGGGTGAGGTTTTGGGGggcagttcccctgcagccctgtgcaCCCCGCCGACGCCTCCCCTTGCGCTGCCGGTCCCCTTCTCGGTCCGGTTTACGGAGCCGTGCCAGGTCCTGCGTGGGACGGGGTCTCGGGGTGAGCTAGCCCGGAGTctgggctcggctcggctcggctcggctcggttcGGCTCCGCTCGGTTCGGCtcggcacagcacggcacggctcggctcggttcggctcggctcggcaggGCTCGCCCCTCCGCTCCGGAGCGCGTCTCCGGCACTccgccgcccgcagccgctTGTTTACGCGGAAAACTCGGCCCCGTCGTCCAAAACATTTGCAGCTCCGAcgataggaaaaaaaaaaaaaatcaacaacgAGCGGCCGGGTtgggctttggcttttttttttttttctgctttctttccttttttttttttttatttttttcttcccaaatcaCAATCAGATGTGTCCCTTGCAGAGAGCACAATTTCTTCGCCGGCGCCTTCAGCACCGAGGCACGGCCAAGCCGGGCAGCGGCCGCGGGTTACCGGCCtcgggcagggggctgcgggggccgggggcaccgggacccgccgggggcggccgcggggagctCCAGGTGCCGCCGCCGGGAAGGCGCAGGGCGAGGGGGGTCCGGGGGAGTCCGAGGGGTGCCGGCTGTGCCCTCGGTGCCGCGGGGCTGCTCAGCGCCGGGGGGGGAAcccggggggccgggccgggccgagcctcCGCTCCCCGCCGGGCTGCGGCTCACGTCGGGGCGGctccggggcggcggcggcggggagaggccgggccccggggggaGGCGGGCGGGGAGAGCCGCTCGGACGTGCGAACAGCGCCGAGCCGTGATTTATCTCCGgttttccttctgtccctgctgggTTCCTCTGTGCGGCAGTGCTTTACGCCTGCGGAAGGGGCTCCGCGCCCCGGCCACCGGGCAGGGACAGATCCCAGCGGCACCCCGGGGTGAACATCCCCgccagcagctggaggggcTCAGCTTCCCCCAGGCCTCTGCCCCATCTCGCGGCCCGGGACAGGTTCCCTGCGCGCAGAAAGTTCTCTCCGTCAGCAGTGCCGTAAAATTCAGGGTGCCCCAGGGTCACTGCCAGATCCTTGTCTGCTCTGCAGCGCCCTGAAGTGCTCCCGTAAACGCTGCTGTTCAGTCATCGTGCTGGCCCTGTGTGCCTACCATCTTTCTTACTTCCAATTTACTTCCAATAAAGTTCACGGTTTCCAGTAAAATGTGTGTCTTCGTGCCAGGCACTGCATTTGAGACCATGCACAGTTATAGCCGTGTCGAACTTCTGCAAACGAAAATCTCCGaggctttttcctcttcctcagagTTTGCTGGGAAATGAATGTTTTGCAACGGTAAAGCTACTGTAAAACAATTTTCCTGAGTCTGTTTCTCCTGCAGATTCCCTGGGGCCATACCTATCAGTCTGCAACACCAACCACAGACAAACAACTGCATTGCCCTGCCAAGCCCACACGGCCCGGAATAATCCCCTGAGATAAAGATCACAATAACCCCATTCAGCTCCCACCCACTTGCTCATGACCATCAGCCCACCCTGATTTCTCTCCCAAACCTGGAGATAAAGTCAGCCTTTGCGCTCACTCGGAGGCTGCGGGTGCCAGCCTTCACCGGGCAGAGGCCGGGGACTGGCGGTGAGGAAGTCTGCGGatgatggtggtggtgaagCCGTTGGCCACGCTCTGGAGGGATCTTCAACCTCTTGAAGAGGTTGAGAAGGAGGTGAATGAGTGGCAGTGATAAGGGGGCAGGTGAATTAGCCAAATTTGCTGAATTTGCACCAGCCAGGGGTGTGAGGAGCGGTTCTGACTTTTTCATTGAATTCGCTCTTTTTCGGGAAAGTTGGGTTTTcaaccaaagagaaaaatgacagaatgTGTCTGCTCTGCCTGAAAATTTGGGTGTTTTCTTTGGTAAGCCCATTCCCCCTGCCAAAACCTAATCTTTGTTCCTATTCATGCTTATTTGGGGCTGAAAAAGAAACGCGCTGGAGTTTCTgacaaaaagtcaaaatttcCCACGGGAACGTTTTTCGCCAGCCAgatctaatttttctttatcaATTCTTGCTGCCTGCAAGAGCCCGGGCACCATGCAGGGAGAGGACAGGACATGGCCCCAGGAGATGTTCTCCAGGGACCTGCTCCTGCAGAAGGAGCTCGGCCAGGATAACTTCCCTCTGGTTCAGGTTCCCATTGACTTTACCTGGCAAATAACTCCTCCACATAGAGCTTGGCCTTACAGTCTGGCTTTGGCCAGGCGCCTGGGAGCTAACATGCTCCAGGGAGGACACAGCTTGGAGGGAAGCTGTTGCAATCACTCAGCCAGTCAGGGAGGTCTGCTCTCCATCCTCTGTCTCCCCAGCACCGCTCCGCACCGGCGGGCCAGCTCAGTGTCCGGCCAGCCCAAGCCCCGCTTTTTGTCCAACCCATGTTGTCCTGATGAAGCTTCCAGCTCCCCCGTGAGAGGAGAACGCAGCTGGAAAAGGCTGAACTGAAACGCCATCAGAGCTCTACTGCTGGTGAGCTTGTGTGGATGCACAAAAACAGCCAGGGACCCAGCTTCGACCAGGTTTAGCAACATCAGTAAATTCAATCAACACCACCCCACAATTTCTCATGGACCGTGGTGTTATTTTGAGTGCTGGAAATGAATGCGGACAAAAAAGCCGTGAAACACTTTTGAAATCTCACTTTCGCTTGGAGAAAATACCACTGCACTTGCCTTGGCCGGAGAAAGCTCTGCCAGACAAGCACAGGCTGCAGGCGCTTTGGGAACAACCTCCAGACACCGTTCCCAGTGCCGCCTCGGGCGCTCCGCAGTGTTTTCCCCGCAGGGACAGGAGATGCGCCCGGCACCTGCACATTTCTCTGACGTCAGTGGCGTTTGCAGGTGCCGGGCGCCTCTCGGATTTTGGCCTTCTGTTATGCCTAGAGAGCATTTAACAATAACAAGTGCGATTGCagtgagaaaaaggaaacatattGTGTTTTCAGATAGGGGATTTGGCACAAGAGGCGCACGAATCCTGGTGTTAGACAGGCTCTGCTCCACGGCGAGCGCTGCGGTGGGGTTCCCAGGCTGCGATACGTCTCTTGTCAGAGCAATTTGCGAGCCAGCCTCTCCTCCAGCTGAGAGGAAACTTCATCTCCGaggcagaggggtccaggaatTACTAGAGACCAGGCTGCCAGACATTCCCAATGAAAAACTTCCTCCCAGACAAACCTGGGGCTGGACCTTTATGTCTCCATGGCAGTTCAGGGAGATATTTGCGGGGCAGTGCTGACTATAGCAGCTGTTGGGCTCCCCTCCATCCTCATCACAACCGGGGAAATCAAATCCTCCCATGTCCGCAGCGTGCTGCCCCAGCCGTGCCGCAGCAGCATGCTCTTCTCGTTCCGGtcctgcagagggatctaggGACTGTAGGATTTCCTCTCAGGGCATTCCTGGTGTCCCTTATGAAACTTTggtgatcctttttctttaGCCCACCTTAATCATCATGGCTCGTGGTGGCTCAGACCCACCaggcgggcagggctgggctggtgggagaTGTCCTCCTGCCACCTTCTTCCCTCCTGTGGGGGCTCAGGGCTTTGTGAGCAGTCTCGAGGTGAGGAGTtggggcaggagcagcgtgGCTGGCAGAGACCAGCTTGGGAGGCAGCTCTGTAAGTGCCCCTGTGAGTTGGGGTGGGGCTGCCCCAACATTTACCCCATGTATCgctggggctcttccagagGGAAGGTTGCGAGCATCCCTTCTCTCCTTGTAAAGCAGCGACTTCTCATATTTGAACAAAAAGGCTCTGAGCAGGATTTCCAAGGTGCCCCTGCAGgatccccagtgtccccatagAGGATCCCAGGGTGCTCGTGCAGGGTCCCCGGGGTGCCCGTGTTGTCCCCTGCACCCAGCTGGGACAGCACAGCCCGACAATGTGCCCGGCTTGAGGCAGTCAGGTGAGGCTGACCAGTGGATTTTggagctgctgggtgcccaTGCCACCCAGTACCTATGGAGGATATGCAGGATACTCATCATTTCTTATATCCGGGCTTGTCTTGTCCCCCCGTGCCTCAGTATCCTCTTATATAGAGACCAAAATGGGGCTGTGCAGACTGCTTTGGTCTCGGCGCAGGAAAGGTgtttagcagcagcagcacagcatcccGGTGCCCAGGCAAACCCCACGGCTGTGgcaccttccccagcagctggaCCAACGCCTGCCCAGGCTGCACCCCTCACGCTGCCATGTGCTGTCCATGGAGCAGCGGATCCGCTGCACCCCAGTCCCGGTTCTGCTCCCGGCGGGTTGTTCTGCATGGGGAACTGCACGAGATGTGGGTAACACGGTTTTGCTGAGCAGATGGGTGCTGTAGCCATAGAAATATGGGCCCATAAGCTGCTGAGACTCCCATTGTAGCCTCCCAAGCGGGCCTTGCATGGGCAGAGCTTTCTCACAGGCTTTTATTCTCAGGAAGCTTAAAGTTAAACTGATTTCCAACAGAAAGGTTTTTacaccaacaaacaaacaaacaaaaaagcgCAGTTAAGGCTAAAACAAAACCAGGCTTGGCACTCGGGGTTGGACACTTGCCTTCCCTTGAGCTTGTCCACGGCTAATCTCTGCCCTCCTCTTTCTGGGCCAAAGCATGTCATCCTTATTCAGCCAGCGCTGTCCTCGCCTCAGCAAACTCCCTGTGACCGCCCGGGGGGACGTGCTCCTGCCCAGGACGGAGCAAAAAGCACGCGAGGGCTCGCGAGTGGCCGCTGCCCGCAGGGCTCTGCTTGTAAAATCTCCCCCGGCATTCATGCCTTCGTACCTGGGCTGGGATGTGGGGCAGCTGGGACGTGTGAGCACTTCTTTCTATTCTAAATGTATGTCCCCTTCACCCTGGGGATTGGGGACGGGCTTTCTGGCtgtggggggctgctgccctccttttCCTAGGGGCAAACCCGGCTTTTGGTGCAGTGTTTCTGGAAGCTCTCATGATTTTTACAGGGCAGTTTGTGTTGGGGTTGAGCTGTGCAAGTGCAGGGGCtttgggaggatttggggtgctgTGATGAGTTTCTTCCCCAGCCAGCTTTGCCTGTGGGACATGCAGGGTGAAGGAGGTGTTGAGGACTGGAGGCTAGCTGGGTACCTTCAGAGCGCTGCAGAGGGCTGCACCGAACATTTAGCCCTGTGTTGCTGTTAGATGGCAGAAACAAACCCAAGACAACCTCAGGACGCACCAAATACCATGGTCAGCCTTCCCTAGAAAACACTGACAGGTCTGCCTGCAGCACAGGACTCAGCAGCCCTTGTCCCTACGGGGCTGAGCCCCGGCCACACGGAGGGATTGCAGCCCTCGGACTTGACCCCACGCACACCATTTATCTGAGGCATCTTCCTAATTGCACCAGGCAGCATCTCCCCAGattttcaggcagcagcagggctgggagagggtTTGCAGCTGCGATCAGCCCATGCGGATGGCTTGGACACGGGGAAAGGGCTCAGCAGGGACAGATTAGCGGCTTTGACGGAGGCagatcccagccccaggcaACCCTCACCCTCCTGATCGCAGGGACCTTGCCGGGTCTGGGGACGTGTTTGAGGGGAGCAATGCCACCGAGAACACCCCCAGAAtgagcccagctctgctgccaggggctttCTGCTGCACTGCCCGCCTCCCCCTGTGTGGCAGGGATGCAGCCAAGGCAGCGCGGCGCGGGTTCGGACGGGCTTCCCATCGCGCAGAAGGTGTGAGGAGCAGCCAGGGACACTCGGGGACAGTCAGCCAGCCACATCTGCTCCATCCCCAGGGTGTCTCCGGAGTGGTGGCTGCCGTTTGGCCTTAGCCGCTGCAATCAGTGGGTGACATTTCCTTTGCACAACCCGACCTCCCCACCCTGAGCGTCACTGccagctccccgctgcctcGTGGAGCCGGACAGCTCGCGGCCGTGGTGCTCAGCCTGGGCTCAGCCTAAAACCAGGTGCCCACGTGCATCGTGTAAGGAAACGGGGCCAGATCCTCACCCGGTGCAAACCAGGCTCTGCCCGGTGATGGTGCTTCCCCCCTGCAAAtgcactccaaaaaaaaaatcccctgaTGGGGAAGTGACAGGCAGGCTTTTAAAAAGATATCTGTATAATAGCTTTCATTTATAGGGGGATTAGGATGCCCTGGGGACTGATAACGAGACGGGGAGGCTTTTCCTACTCGAGCTGAGCAGCCGGGAGCCTGCAGGAGATGGGctggggagcggagcgggcgCTCGGCAGTGCATTTGCAGCAGGGATCAGCGCACAACGGGGCTGAGCACGCCTCGGCTCCGGCTCCTGCGGCTCATGGTCTGTGCTGAGCTTGGAGTTTGTGCTGTGCCTGTCAGAATGCAGGGGgtgagcaggggaaggaaaaatgtcGCTTTTTTGGGATAGCTACTAAAGAAATGTGGGACAGCACAGGCAGCCATGTTGGCATGGGTTGGGGATAGAAGAAGCATGCCGTTCAGCTGGGAATTGGATTTGGGGATTTATGTTAGTGGTTCCCAgagtttaaaaattaatgaggTGCTACAGCCAGAGAGACTGCTCCATCCTCTCCATCCCAGGGATGGTGCTGAGTACCCGAGGTCCCCACTGGCAAAGGCAATCCCATTGCATTGAAGGCACAAAGCTAGCACAAAATTGCTGCTGTGCACAGTGTGCCTTTCCTGTGCAAAGTGACCTTCCCTCTGCCCGGGAGCTGCATCGCTGGGAGCGCAGCGAGCAGGAAAGCAGAGGGTAGGGAAGGAGCCCGGCCCCATGTCCCACACACAGCTCTGAAAGTGAGGAGGATGCAGCTGGGAGTTTTAGTTTCAAACTTTTTCAAAGCATCTCGTAAATGATGAGAGGGTTGAAATTTA
The genomic region above belongs to Anser cygnoides isolate HZ-2024a breed goose chromosome 19, Taihu_goose_T2T_genome, whole genome shotgun sequence and contains:
- the NTN1 gene encoding netrin-1 isoform X1, encoding MPRRGAEAPLALLLAAAWLAQPLRGGYHGLSMFAVQTAQPDPCYDEHGLPRRCIPDFVNSAFGKEVKVSSTCGKPPSRYCVVTEKGEEQVRSCHLCNASDPKRAHPPSFLTDLNNPHNLTCWQSDSYVQYPHNVTLTLSLGKKFEVTYVSLQFCSPRPESMAIYKSMDYGKTWVPFQFYSTQCRKMYNKPSRATITKQNEQEAICTDSHTDVRPLSGGLIAFSTLDGRPTAHDFDNSPVLQDWVTATDIKVTFSRLHTFGDENEDDSELARDSYFYAVSDLQVGGRCKCNGHASRCVRDRDDNLVCDCKHNTAGPECDRCKPFHYDRPWQRATAREANECVACNCNLHARRCRFNMELYKLSGRKSGGVCLNCRHNTAGRHCHYCKEGFYRDLSKPISHRKACKECDCHPVGAAGQTCNQTTGQCPCKDGVTGITCNRCAKGYQQSRSPIAPCIKIPAAPPTTAASSTEEPADCDSYCKASKGKLKINMKKYCKKDYAVQIHILKAEKNADWWKFTVNIISVYKQGSNRIRRGDQTLWIHSKDIACKCPKIKPMKKYLLLGNNEDSPDQSGIIADKTSLVIQWRDTWARRLRKFQQREKKGKCKKA
- the NTN1 gene encoding netrin-1 isoform X2, giving the protein MPRRGAEAPLALLLAAAWLAQPLRGGYHGLSMFAVQTAQPDPCYDEHGLPRRCIPDFVNSAFGKEVKVSSTCGKPPSRYCVVTEKGEEQVRSCHLCNASDPKRAHPPSFLTDLNNPHNLTCWQSDSYVQYPHNVTLTLSLGKKFEVTYVSLQFCSPRPESMAIYKSMDYGKTWVPFQFYSTQCRKMYNKPSRATITKQNEQEAICTDSHTDVRPLSGGLIAFSTLDGRPTAHDFDNSPVLQDWVTATDIKVTFSRLHTFGDENEDDSELARDSYFYAVSDLQVGGRCKCNGHASRCVRDRDDNLVCDCKHNTAGPECDRCKPFHYDRPWQRATAREANECVACNCNLHARRCRFNMELYKLSGRKSGGVCLNCRHNTAGRHCHYCKEGFYRDLSKPISHRKACKEIPAAPPTTAASSTEEPADCDSYCKASKGKLKINMKKYCKKDYAVQIHILKAEKNADWWKFTVNIISVYKQGSNRIRRGDQTLWIHSKDIACKCPKIKPMKKYLLLGNNEDSPDQSGIIADKTSLVIQWRDTWARRLRKFQQREKKGKCKKA